The window GGAGATGGTGATGCCGGGGGACAACGTGGAGATCACGGGCGAGCTGATCGCGCCGATCGCGATGGAGAAGGAGCTGCGCTTCGCGATCCGCGAGGGCGGGCGCACGGTGGGCGCCGGCGTCGTCTCCGAGATCATCCAGTAACGAATGGTCACGACAAGGGGACGGAAGTCATTCCCTCCCCGGACGAAGAGGACGGGAACGCAAGCAGGACGAATGCGGACGGGAACGAGCACCGGGACAGGGCCCCGGCGCTGACCTCCCGCCCCCAACGCCGACAGGCTGAGGAATGATGGACACGCAAAAAAT of the bacterium genome contains:
- the tuf gene encoding elongation factor Tu (EF-Tu; promotes GTP-dependent binding of aminoacyl-tRNA to the A-site of ribosomes during protein biosynthesis; when the tRNA anticodon matches the mRNA codon, GTP hydrolysis results; the inactive EF-Tu-GDP leaves the ribosome and release of GDP is promoted by elongation factor Ts; many prokaryotes have two copies of the gene encoding EF-Tu), which encodes EMVMPGDNVEITGELIAPIAMEKELRFAIREGGRTVGAGVVSEIIQ